The following are from one region of the Pocillopora verrucosa isolate sample1 chromosome 3, ASM3666991v2, whole genome shotgun sequence genome:
- the LOC136279848 gene encoding uracil-DNA glycosylase-like, protein MATKYFFFSLLLGWSIDRGFSTTQFTCENAQYSQTYLYEFVRKCVLVNEEYKTWQNFFFETLKKEKDMWVTLSRKLKVAGEKLINNRRDAIEPKMSLIFNALKKVKVEDIKVVILGQDPTPQEGKAKGVAFLVDKPRTVPAVLNMLLEVAFEGFAVDLDHANVEEWLEKGVLLLNTAFTVPHKDKNKNKQQGKGKEKDHLAMWRPFTKVLITYIKDNAPPSAWFLWGKKAQKFSNFIYSKEHLIVMGRHPSTMGGTTGEGNTFFGGNYFNIANQFLKIKGRDAIDWSLSSTGRNGLDLQLCPQTRIELQQREKEAQQLRNQHQLNQYHINSIAQKITEIQQEQQKIVVRYQTIENALNQNAPPLSQPQWSQFEKEIQTLLQNYDSLNNNIHNYRGQLQQLQIQRSKIEEDMKQNLMKQHLLGGLPLHLLKHNYQKQINGIDEELNQLR, encoded by the exons ATGGctacgaaatatttttttttttcattgctgttGGGTTGGAGCATTGACCGTG GGTTTTCCACGACACAATTTACCTGCGAAAATGCACAGTATAGCCAAACCTACCTGTACGAATTTGTCCGGAAATGCGTTTTAGTCAACGAGGAATACAAGACAtggcagaattttttttttgaaactcttaaaaaagaaaaagacatgtGGGTCACTTTAAGTCGTAAATTGAAAGTCGCAGGCGAAAAACTTATCAACAATCGCCGAGATGCTATTGAACCAAAAATGTCTCTTATTTTCAACGCCTTAAAGAAGGTGAAAGTGGAAGATATCAAGGTGGTTATTCTCGGTCAGGATCCAACTCCTCAAGAAGGAAAAGCCAAAGGCGTAGCATTCCTAGTTGACAAGCCTCGAACTGTTCCAGCAGTTTTGAATATGCTACTAGAAGTTGCCTTTGAAGGTTTTGCTGTGGATTTAGATCATGCTAACGTGGAGGAATGGTTGGAGAAAGGTGTTCTTTTGTTAAACACAGCATTCACAGTTCCACACAAGGATAAGAATAAGAATAAGCAGCAGgggaagggaaaagaaaaagatcatcTTGCTATGTGGCGACCTTTTACCAAAGTGCTTATCACTTACATTAAGGACAATGCACCTCCATCTGCCTGGTTTCTCTGGGGAAAGAAAGCGCAAAAGTTTAGCAATTTCATATATTCTAAAGAGCACCTTATCGTCATGGGAAGACACCCCTCAACTATGGGGGGAACAACTGGGGAAGGGAACACGTTTTTTGGTGGCAACTACTTTAACATCGCTAAtcagtttttgaaaattaaaggtCGCGATGCCATAGACTGGTCGCTATCTAGTACAGGGCGAAATGGTTTAGATTTGCAACTATGTCCTCAGACACGAATAGAACTACAGCAACGAGAAAAAGAAGCGCAACAACTTAGAAATCAACACCAACTAAACCAATACCACATAAACTCAATTGCgcaaaaaataacagaaatacaGCAAGAGCAACAAAAGATAGTTGTTCGTTATCAAACCATAGAAAACGCCCTCAATCAAAACGCGCCGCCTCTGAGCCAGCCACAATGGAGTCAATTCGAAAAGGAAATACAGACGCTCCTACAAAACTACGATTCTCTAAATAACAATATTCATAACTACCGAGGGCAATTACAGCAATTACAAATCCAACGGTCTAAAATTGAAGAAGACATGAAACAAAATCTAATGAAACAACACCTTCTTGGAGGTT